A genomic region of Runella rosea contains the following coding sequences:
- a CDS encoding metallophosphoesterase family protein yields MKNHFYIFRGAACLFIIFLFFGSLLSTTSFAQKAQKVKFGLFTDVHVPTMHDAKERLMAFMDSMKTAKPDFIIELGDFGTPAPKYAYGFEIWKSYAGPKYQVIGNHEMDGGFSLQQALAYRGMPSSYYSFQQNGFYFIVLDGNDKKTPDVKGYQQYIGEKQLAWLKDELAKAKTPIVIFSHQGLGKDGVDNSADIRAMLEAHNAKAKKNKIIANFYGHIHYDRADNINGIWYVCINSMSYKWLGEEYGHVRYSEQIDKDFKWIKYTAPYKDPLYTVIEISTKGTISISGKKSEWVGPAPEKVGFPVQNNEYEVPEIRARILKFKP; encoded by the coding sequence ATGAAAAACCATTTTTACATTTTTCGCGGGGCCGCCTGCCTGTTTATTATTTTTCTGTTTTTCGGCTCGCTCCTTTCCACCACCTCCTTTGCCCAAAAGGCACAAAAGGTGAAGTTTGGACTGTTTACGGATGTGCATGTGCCCACCATGCACGACGCGAAAGAGCGACTCATGGCTTTTATGGACAGCATGAAGACCGCCAAACCCGATTTTATCATTGAACTCGGTGATTTCGGAACGCCCGCGCCCAAGTATGCCTACGGATTTGAGATTTGGAAGTCGTACGCTGGTCCAAAATATCAGGTCATCGGCAACCACGAAATGGACGGAGGATTTTCTCTACAGCAGGCATTGGCCTATCGTGGTATGCCCTCTTCTTATTATTCATTCCAACAAAATGGTTTTTACTTTATCGTGTTGGATGGTAACGACAAAAAAACGCCCGACGTAAAAGGCTATCAGCAATACATAGGGGAGAAGCAATTGGCGTGGCTGAAAGATGAATTAGCGAAAGCCAAAACGCCTATTGTTATTTTCTCGCACCAAGGATTGGGGAAAGACGGAGTTGACAACTCGGCCGATATTCGGGCCATGCTAGAAGCGCACAATGCGAAGGCCAAAAAGAATAAAATTATTGCCAATTTCTACGGACACATTCACTACGACCGTGCCGACAACATCAATGGCATTTGGTATGTCTGTATCAATTCCATGTCGTACAAATGGCTGGGTGAAGAGTATGGCCACGTGCGGTACAGCGAGCAGATAGACAAAGACTTCAAATGGATCAAATATACGGCGCCTTACAAAGACCCGCTCTATACCGTGATTGAAATCTCCACAAAAGGAACGATTTCTATTTCTGGAAAAAAATCGGAATGGGTGGGCCCCGCTCCCGAAAAAGTGGGTTTCCCTGTACAGAATAACGAATATGAAGTCCCCGAAATCAGGGCACGAATTCTAAAATTTAAACCGTAG
- a CDS encoding acyltransferase family protein, translating into MLPQNNRLISLDALRGFTIAAMLMVNFPGSEEHVFFTLRHTKWSGLSFTDLVAPFFLFVVGVSIVFAYSKRKQDGSPKGELYKKIVIRSLKIFMVGMFLNLMPTFDFSDIRWTGTLHRIAFVFLGCAILFLNTNWKQQAWIGSIILVVYWLALTLIPTPGVGQVMLEPGVNLVAWFDSKFLPGKMWQGTWDPESILSTFPSIVSGITGMLAGRLLQSNFTPNEKVNYLMTAGVFSAALGYFWGLGFPVNENLWTSSFVLVTSGFAALLLGALYFMVDILGKTKGTQPGIIFGANAIAVYVLGDVLALVFYGAKFGENSLNQHVVNGLINAGVAPNLASLLYALFFVSVNFIPAYWLYRKKIFIKL; encoded by the coding sequence ATGCTACCACAAAACAACCGACTCATTTCGCTAGACGCGCTAAGAGGGTTTACCATTGCGGCCATGCTCATGGTCAATTTCCCGGGCAGTGAGGAGCATGTCTTTTTTACCCTGCGGCATACCAAGTGGAGCGGCCTTTCTTTTACCGATTTAGTAGCGCCTTTTTTTCTGTTTGTGGTAGGTGTTTCGATTGTTTTTGCGTATTCCAAACGCAAGCAGGACGGCAGTCCGAAAGGAGAACTTTACAAAAAAATCGTCATTCGCTCACTGAAGATATTCATGGTTGGAATGTTTTTGAACCTGATGCCTACGTTTGATTTCAGCGATATTCGTTGGACGGGTACACTGCACCGCATTGCGTTTGTATTTTTGGGGTGTGCTATTTTGTTTTTGAATACAAATTGGAAACAACAGGCTTGGATTGGGAGCATCATACTGGTCGTTTATTGGCTGGCATTGACGTTGATTCCTACGCCGGGCGTGGGGCAAGTGATGCTAGAACCAGGCGTAAATCTGGTGGCGTGGTTTGACAGTAAATTTCTGCCCGGCAAAATGTGGCAGGGCACATGGGACCCCGAAAGTATCCTGAGTACGTTTCCGTCTATCGTGTCGGGCATTACGGGAATGCTGGCGGGGCGGTTGTTGCAAAGTAATTTTACGCCAAACGAAAAAGTCAATTACCTCATGACGGCGGGTGTGTTTTCGGCGGCGTTGGGGTATTTTTGGGGCTTGGGTTTTCCAGTCAATGAAAACCTTTGGACGAGTTCGTTTGTCCTCGTGACATCGGGTTTTGCGGCCTTGCTGCTGGGAGCTTTATATTTTATGGTCGATATTTTGGGAAAAACCAAAGGTACCCAGCCCGGAATTATCTTTGGCGCAAATGCCATTGCAGTATACGTACTGGGAGATGTGTTAGCTCTCGTTTTTTACGGGGCAAAATTCGGCGAGAATTCGCTCAATCAGCACGTTGTCAATGGTTTAATCAATGCGGGCGTTGCGCCCAATTTAGCCAGTTTGTTGTACGCGCTGTTTTTTGTTTCGGTCAATTTTATTCCAGCTTATTGGTTATACCGTAAGAAGATATTTATCAAGTTGTAA
- a CDS encoding family 20 glycosylhydrolase, whose translation MRNILHSAFLFTTILAIISCKSTQSGEFDQAGKVAISWELVSNFVGPKDTFEAKFYLKNNGTLTLNDSDWALFFNMAPRPLTGHPTPQPATLEHINGDWYKMTPNKGFRLAPGDSLTVSYRGTEGIVKETDAPLGLYFVFYDKAGKETQIVQLDPCTVLPFTKKEQLLRGSNDEDPILTHEQQYKENLGVSPVSTDKLLKVIPTPVKVTLGKGTFTLTASTPIHYQNGLESEAKLLAQRLKELTGGDFTVKNAAPAASAISLTTGKIVVNGISKEAYQLTINDKGISIVGSDAAGAFYGTQSLAALIPAQAFVQKAAAVGLDYVQIEDAPRFHFRSMQLDVSRNFQTKETLLRLLDVLAFYKLNHFLLYTTEDEGWRLEIEGLPELTQVGAQRQHISSYKNAALHPGYGSGPVAYEKGKHGSGFYTKADFIEILKYAAARHIKIIPEVNLPGHAHAAIKAMEARYERLMKEGKEKEANEYRLIDPDDKSIYLSAQGYKDNVVDVTRESTYHFYEKVTDEIINMYKEAGLTLDLFHIGGDEVAAGAWTKSPLAQELLKKDPSIGNEYNLHPYFIRRLLPRLQKRNLQIHGWEEVSMIKDKDGALKVNPEFAGKNVVPYVWNNVYDPDMGYRIANAGYPVVLCNVTNFYFDLAYNNDPKEPGLYWAGFVDTRDNYTFAPYDMFKTTYTTAMGKPMVFDKVERLKPEARKNIIGVECQLWSETVKGRDMMEYYTLPKLMGFAESAWSAERPWENIADKTTREKVIQTGWNVFVNTLAQKELPRLSYLNGGYNYRVPLPGAIVENGTLNANVAFPGLTIRYTTDGSEPTQKSAEYKNPIKVNGNVKLKSFDASGKGSRTVSVN comes from the coding sequence ATGCGTAATATTTTACATAGTGCGTTCCTCTTTACAACAATTCTTGCGATTATCAGCTGTAAATCAACCCAAAGCGGTGAGTTTGACCAAGCTGGCAAGGTGGCTATTTCGTGGGAATTGGTCAGTAATTTTGTGGGTCCAAAAGACACCTTTGAAGCCAAATTTTACCTAAAAAACAACGGAACGCTCACGTTAAACGATAGTGATTGGGCCTTATTTTTCAACATGGCTCCGCGCCCGCTCACGGGGCATCCGACTCCCCAACCCGCCACCCTCGAACACATCAATGGTGATTGGTACAAAATGACGCCCAACAAAGGCTTTCGTTTAGCCCCCGGCGACTCGCTAACGGTGAGCTATCGGGGAACGGAAGGCATCGTGAAAGAAACCGACGCGCCTTTGGGTCTGTATTTTGTATTTTATGACAAAGCAGGTAAAGAGACACAAATCGTACAACTTGACCCCTGTACTGTGCTGCCCTTCACCAAAAAAGAGCAATTGCTGCGCGGAAGCAACGACGAAGACCCGATTTTGACCCACGAGCAGCAATACAAGGAGAATTTGGGCGTCAGCCCAGTAAGCACCGACAAGTTGTTGAAGGTGATTCCGACGCCCGTGAAAGTAACGCTCGGAAAAGGAACATTTACCTTGACTGCCTCCACGCCCATTCATTACCAAAACGGACTGGAGAGCGAAGCCAAATTGCTCGCCCAACGTCTCAAGGAATTGACTGGCGGTGACTTTACGGTAAAAAATGCCGCCCCAGCCGCTAGCGCGATTTCATTAACAACGGGTAAAATAGTCGTCAACGGTATCAGTAAAGAAGCCTATCAACTGACTATCAACGACAAAGGCATTTCTATCGTCGGTAGCGATGCAGCGGGGGCTTTCTACGGCACTCAAAGTTTGGCGGCGCTGATTCCAGCCCAAGCGTTTGTCCAAAAAGCGGCTGCGGTCGGTTTAGATTACGTTCAAATCGAAGATGCTCCACGCTTTCATTTTCGTAGTATGCAGCTCGACGTGAGCCGCAATTTCCAAACCAAAGAGACCCTTTTGCGGCTGCTTGATGTATTGGCATTTTATAAGCTCAACCACTTTTTATTGTACACTACTGAAGACGAAGGCTGGCGATTGGAGATTGAAGGTTTGCCAGAATTAACGCAAGTAGGTGCACAACGTCAACACATTTCCTCGTACAAGAATGCCGCCCTGCACCCCGGCTACGGTTCTGGACCTGTGGCATACGAAAAAGGCAAACACGGCAGCGGTTTTTATACCAAAGCAGATTTTATTGAAATCCTTAAATACGCCGCTGCACGGCACATCAAAATCATTCCTGAAGTAAACCTGCCCGGACACGCCCACGCCGCCATCAAAGCCATGGAGGCGCGCTACGAGCGGTTGATGAAGGAAGGTAAAGAAAAAGAAGCCAACGAATACCGCCTCATTGACCCCGATGATAAATCAATATACCTGTCGGCGCAGGGCTACAAAGACAACGTAGTAGACGTAACGCGGGAATCTACGTATCATTTTTATGAAAAAGTCACCGATGAAATCATCAACATGTACAAAGAAGCGGGTCTAACGCTCGACCTTTTTCACATCGGTGGTGATGAAGTAGCCGCAGGCGCTTGGACTAAATCTCCTTTGGCACAGGAACTTCTCAAAAAAGACCCAAGTATTGGCAATGAGTACAATCTGCATCCGTATTTCATTCGTCGATTGTTGCCGAGACTCCAAAAACGTAACCTTCAGATACACGGGTGGGAAGAAGTTTCGATGATTAAGGACAAAGACGGTGCGTTGAAAGTAAATCCTGAGTTTGCGGGCAAAAATGTCGTTCCCTACGTTTGGAACAACGTGTATGACCCCGATATGGGGTATAGAATCGCCAATGCGGGCTATCCTGTGGTGCTCTGCAACGTGACCAATTTTTATTTTGATTTGGCCTACAACAACGACCCCAAAGAGCCGGGTCTCTATTGGGCGGGGTTTGTAGACACGCGCGACAATTACACCTTTGCGCCCTACGATATGTTCAAAACCACCTACACCACCGCAATGGGCAAACCCATGGTGTTTGATAAAGTGGAACGCCTCAAACCCGAAGCCCGCAAAAACATCATTGGCGTAGAATGTCAGCTCTGGAGCGAAACCGTCAAAGGCCGCGACATGATGGAATATTATACCCTACCCAAGCTGATGGGATTTGCTGAAAGTGCCTGGAGTGCCGAGCGCCCGTGGGAGAACATTGCTGATAAAACCACGCGTGAAAAAGTCATTCAAACAGGATGGAATGTGTTTGTAAATACGTTGGCGCAAAAAGAGTTACCGCGCCTGAGTTATCTCAACGGCGGGTACAATTATCGCGTACCGTTACCAGGAGCCATCGTTGAAAACGGCACCCTGAACGCTAACGTAGCTTTTCCAGGATTAACAATTCGGTACACTACCGATGGTAGCGAGCCCACCCAAAAATCAGCAGAATACAAAAATCCAATAAAAGTAAATGGTAACGTGAAGCTGAAAAGCTTTGATGCTTCTGGCAAAGGAAGTCGGACCGTGAGTGTGAATTGA